In one window of Nitrospirota bacterium DNA:
- a CDS encoding HEAT repeat domain-containing protein translates to MADYVGEQIAALKDEDWAVREEAASALGASRDARAVAPLVALLSDGDRAVRQAAIAALTAIGEAAVPALGACLAAPDLNVQESAASILSGIADRRVLEPLRAALGSPDWIVRMHAAQALGRIGDAGAVDVLMPLLQDKVKAVRVDAAQALVAIGQPSVPHLLDAIKHEEWVVRLHAVEALGRLKSTESVEPLLWLLFNDQDQAIREDAVRSLGEIGDARAVDFLFLAMKDVGLRHLAIEALGKIGDRRAVSVLVEVVTGASRPADSRAIAGCGDRWDTEMHAMEAAVRALALIREEATIPTLVGALQNTVVRAEAAAALVSFGPPAIPFLLGVLKSERDENILFHAKDTLAQLGWRSGRI, encoded by the coding sequence ATGGCCGATTACGTTGGCGAACAGATTGCCGCGCTCAAGGATGAGGATTGGGCGGTCCGCGAAGAGGCGGCTTCCGCGCTGGGGGCCAGCCGGGATGCGCGGGCCGTGGCACCTTTGGTGGCGCTGCTGAGCGACGGCGATCGGGCGGTGCGTCAGGCCGCGATCGCCGCCTTGACCGCCATCGGGGAGGCGGCGGTGCCGGCGCTGGGAGCCTGCCTGGCGGCTCCCGATTTAAACGTGCAGGAGTCCGCCGCGTCGATCCTGTCCGGGATCGCCGACCGCCGCGTCTTGGAACCCCTGCGCGCCGCGCTGGGGAGTCCCGATTGGATCGTCCGGATGCATGCGGCCCAGGCGCTGGGCCGGATCGGGGATGCCGGGGCGGTGGACGTCCTCATGCCGCTCCTGCAGGACAAGGTCAAGGCGGTGCGGGTGGATGCGGCCCAGGCGCTGGTGGCCATCGGTCAACCCTCCGTGCCCCACTTGCTGGACGCGATCAAGCATGAAGAATGGGTGGTCCGGCTGCATGCGGTGGAGGCGCTGGGACGGCTGAAATCCACCGAGTCGGTGGAGCCGCTCCTGTGGCTCCTCTTCAACGACCAGGACCAGGCGATTCGCGAAGACGCGGTCCGGTCGCTGGGGGAGATCGGCGATGCGCGGGCGGTGGATTTTCTCTTCCTGGCGATGAAGGACGTGGGCCTGCGCCATTTGGCTATCGAGGCGCTGGGCAAGATCGGCGATCGGCGGGCGGTTTCGGTTCTGGTGGAGGTGGTCACGGGAGCCAGCCGGCCGGCCGACAGCCGTGCGATTGCCGGGTGCGGCGATCGGTGGGATACGGAAATGCATGCCATGGAAGCGGCGGTGCGGGCATTGGCGTTGATCCGGGAAGAAGCCACGATTCCGACCTTAGTGGGCGCGCTGCAGAATACGGTGGTGCGGGCGGAAGCCGCCGCCGCGCTCGTTTCGTTCGGGCCGCCGGCCATCCCGTTTTTGTTGGGGGTGCTCAAGAGCGAGCGGGACGAGAACATTCTCTTCCACGCCAAAGATACGCTGGCGCAACTGGGCTGGCGCTCGGGGAGAATCTGA